The Miscanthus floridulus cultivar M001 unplaced genomic scaffold, ASM1932011v1 os_1094_4_5, whole genome shotgun sequence DNA segment GCCGCACGCGCACGGCCACCGTCTCCTCGTCGTCGCATTCGCCCTCGTACTCCACCTCGCCGTCGCCGTAGTCGGACGCCGCCGAGGGGGAGGGCGCGGGGGAGCCTGCCGCGGAGACGCGGAGCACGGCGCGGAGGCTGAGACCCAGCGCGGCGCGCGACCAGGACAGCGCCGCCAGGCCGAGGTGCGTGCCGTAGACGGACGTGGCCAGGCTCGTCCCCGCCCCGGAGccgccggaccccgaccccgacgacGCCGACGCCCGGCCGCCGGGCGCTGCCACTGCGCGGAAGCAGGCCGGTATCGCGTCGGGCATCGCGCGTTCTCCTTCTGCACTTGGGATGGAGGGGAGGGGTGAATAGAATGGCAACGGAAACCACAGAGATTTTGCGCTGAATAGAATGGCAATGGTTCGCCCTCGCCTCGCGCAGAGGTTGGACTTGGACGAGAGGCAGGACCGCCGGGTGCTGGCCGCGGGGCGGGGGTGTTATAACGGTGGGGCGGGGGTGTCGCTCGCCGTGGATCGGCGCGTTGGACTGGACCCAGCTGGGGCGGTGCGATGGGGGACTGGGAGTGGGACTACCGTCGCGTCGCTAGCTGCAGCTAGCACGGGGTTTCCTTGGACGACGATGGCCATGGTAAATTTCCAGCCAGCGGTATCTTTTTTTACATAAATTagctaataatatttttttacaaaacaacaacgatacaaaccagccaacagaaCATGCTGAAGCTGTGCGTTTTGATCGAGTTTCCTCCGTTGGTtgttaattttgaatttttgacaAGGACGCGAATAAAGCCTTGTTCATAATACTGCCGCGTGCGTGCATGATGTCAGACGCATTGTTCACGAACGCGAAGCCTGGTTGATTCGTGTGCAATTAATAACGAGGCGGGTGTGAACGAACTGGTTTTCTCAAACGTTGAAGCCTGGTTGAAAAAAAATAGTAATATTCATAGGACAGTAGCAGGACAAGAACTAAAAAAAACGAGAGAAACAAACAGCGTACAAACTTAGCTGTCAAATAACGTTGCAGCATTTGTAAACTTGTTAGAAGTTCCCAAAAAAAAGAGAGCGAGTGACGTGTGTTGTAGCCTCAAGTCTCATTTCCCCACAATTTCCTGAATCTTGTCTTATTTATTTATGTGAACGGGGTTGGATGCTTCGGACTATTTCACTTCCATTTCTCCCCGATTAAAGAACAGTAATGGCCCTCAAGTCTAACCAAGCCCTGTTCTTGGATAAGGATGCAGGTGGATTGCTTTTTTTATTAGCTAAGTAATTATAGTCAAATGCCATTTTAGTTGCTTAAATTACGTGAAATGTCATTCTAGTTCAATTGAGAAGGTTTTTAGGTCGATCTAATAATAAAAAACAATTAGGACTTGCATCCGACGAATACCGTATCTGAAAGCCGAGAACTTCGCACACCAACTCTCTGCACTCCGCGTTGCCTATTCCAAAGGGCACTCAGCTCCTTTTCGCTTGCCAAGGCTTAATCATGAGGCGACACCTAATCATGCTCATGCCGTTCTAAAAAAAAAAACCCCTAATCATGCTCATGCCACGACATGTTACGAGTGGGTCGATCAGCCGGAGCCTCGATTCGTTCGTGCTAGATATGATACTCCCCCGTGCCCGTGGATACAGGATTACATGCATGCCGATGCCGGTCGCGACAATACACACGACATGATGGAACCAAGAATCGGGGGAGTAccgcaaaaaggaggaaacgacgagacaccggGCCGCCGGCCGGGGAGGAGAAAATGAGCACCGCCACCGCGCACGCGCAGGTGCACCGAACCGTCGCGCCGCCTCGCCCGTGCTCCACTTCCACTTCCACGGGGGCCACCTAGCGCCGGGCGGGTGGCGGTAGCCGCAGAGCACGTGAGGCAAAGACCACGCTAATTCAGCGCTGATTCTTGTTCGGCGCCGTGGACCGGAGGACGACCGGATCGGCGGACCAAGGACACTAGGACAGACgacgcaggcaaggtaagaccgGCCGGCTGAGAGTCAGAGGACGAGAGGAAAGGCTTCAGCGCCGCGCCGAGGCAAAGGAACGGTCAACCCGCCCCGCCCGCCGGCGATCGACCCACCACCACGGAAACGTGAGAGAGACCTCGCGCACGCCGCgcagccgtggccgtggccgtgcgcgGCGCGGCACTGCGGCAgcgatttttctttttcttgcacgcgcgcgcgcgcggacGAGCGTCGGAACGCAACGGTGAGCCGGCGCCAGTGTTCCGCGATTGGTTTGCCGGTGACCCCCACTGGCCCGCTTGCAAGTGGGCCATGTCCGTAGCTGGAGCCTGGAGGAGGGGTGGGCCGTGGGCGACGCCGACGACCATGACCGACCATCGCCATCGGGTGATGCTGGAGTGAATGCCATGCAATGCAGAACAGAAGGCACGGGCACTCAACTCGCCGCGCCCAGCACGGACAGCAGCAACACAAGTGGTCGACAAGTACAGCGCGCCAGCCTGTGGCCGCGCGACCGATCCGCCCGACCCGCCGAACTGTGCCGCGACAGGAGAAACACGGCGACGGTGCCTGGTACCATGCCACCGCCGAGCACTCCCCATGACCGCGGACAGCGACCCCGCGAACGGCGAACCGACGGCGCTCCAGGGCCTCCGGATCCGAATCAAGTGGCGGGCGCGAGTCGGTCGGGTGCCGGTGCGGTGCGCGACCAGCCGGCAGGGGCCTAAACGCCGGGGGCTGGGCGCTCGCCGGTGCCTGGCCCCAGACGGTGGCGCCTCAGCCGGCAGCCAGCGTGCGCGCGCCATGCGCATTTGCCGCGTGATTTGGTCGGGGGGCCTGGGCAACAGCCGGGAACTGATTAATGATGACAGCGTGACATGGACTGACTGAAACGGGAGAGTTGTTTAGACTGCTGTTGATCCGAATTCCGAAGATCGTTttgctccaaaaaaaaaaaaaaaggaatccGAAGATCCATTGCACGCATGGATACGGCGTATCAGTCACGATGAGATCCTGTTACCGAGGACATGGGCCAAGCGTTTGAGTTTGACCGGACCTAGTAGACTATGCATGCTCGGGGACAAGTCACAACAAGTACGAAGCCCATTTCTCCTGATGCAGAATATTTTGCCTCATTATTCTTGACATTTCCAATTGTATAATTAAGGACCATTTTTACATGCATTTCTGTCGTGCACAGGCATCATTTTTTCCCCAACATTTTGCCATAAAAAATTCAAAGCGTTGATGCATGCTACAATGCTAGGATGGTGGGTTGCAAATTTGTCTTCGCAGATCACTTACTTTACGGTTTTGCTGATGCTGCAAGCATTCACATGAATATCTCCGGTGCTATAGCTACAGTCTGCTCTTGCAGATAGTGACCAGGTCTGGAAGTGTTTGTGTGTCGTCTATTCCCAAAGGTGGGTTAGAGCTGTATCACTGTGTGTGTCGAAGTGTATCCATTTTCCCTTGCCTTTCCTTTACAGGTGTGCCTGTGCCATAAAATGAAGTGTATGACAGAACAGCTCCGTTGGATATTAGTGTCTTACTGTTACCATCTAGTCACCATCCATCATTACTTTCTTTACGTATACAATGTGTTGGATCTGATCAGGCGGCTGTATTATGTGAATAAACGACTCCATGGGCTCAGGTTTGCTTTATTGTTGGAGGTGATAGCCAAACACTGTGCGACTTGAAGAGACGAGGGAGAAGTTCTCCCTTCAGAGTTCAGACTAGAGTTGAAATGTTAGGAGCTGTGCCTCACGCTCAAGTGCGATCAGTTCTGATCTCTGGTCGTATATCAATGAACAGGtcattttttttctaattttttttatcGTGTCATGTTAATATATGAACAGGTCTCTATTTTCTACAGTGCTTTTGTCCCTCACTCGATGGGCAAAGCCACACAGGTCTTGAGCGGTTGAACCATATAGGATAGGATAGGATATTACAGCACTTGGCATTCTTATATCAGATCATTGAAGTCCTCTTGTGGACAAGCGGTCCGTCAATGTAAATTTGAAATAGGGTCTCTTAGTGTATAGCTTTCTTCACAGACATCATCATGGGAAGGTTTCTTCTGAAAAATTCTCATTGCGGGCTCTGAGTCCCAAATTCCCAATGTGGGTTCCCAACAGAGCCTGGGTTGGGATCACAGGTATTACGGTTTCTCGCAGCTGagcagcagccgcagccgcagggcGAGCTGCAGAGAGGGCCGGCAGAGGCAGTCGGCAGGGCAGATGGTACCACATGATTGATTCACAATGTGCCACAGCAACAAGCTCAGACACGGATAAGCATGAATGGCCCAAGGAGAACCCCCAAGTCAGGGATTCGAATTTCATTTAGCTCATCATTATCATGTCACGGGAGATGTCACCGGAATTTCGCTCTGagcccgtgtttagttccaaaataacTTCCCAAAAAGTattacagtatccatcacatcaaatattacgatacgtgcatggaacattaaatgtagacggaaaaaaaaaactaattacacagtttggtgggaaattacgaaacgaacattttgagcctaattagtccatgattgaacactaattgccaaataaaaacaaaaagtgctacagtaaccaaattccAAAATTCCCTACAACTAAACGCGCGCTGAAGTTCCGGTCTAACAAAACTGTATATAACTTGTGGTGCTACGACATCACAAATATCTTTCTATCCTGTTGGTATTCCGGCTGTGTTCGCTGCAGCTGCTGCACCCGCCTACCGAACAGGCCTAATAGCTTCTGGTGGGCTTGTTTGCCAATCCACATATATTGGGATAAACTACTCAGGAACATCTGAAGATCACTTGACATAACCAGAGCGCTTAAGGCACCATAAAGCCCCTTGTGCGGCGTTCTCTCGTGCAGCTTTCTTCTTAGGTTTGGGGTCGCTGAAACACTCCATAATGGTGCTGAGCAGTCCATCCAAGTGGACAGTCACCTTGCACTTGAATCTGCAGAGTATAAGACATCAGTGATTCCCATTTCTAAATCATAATAACCAGCTTATCATGGGCAGTTATGAATCACTCTACGAAGAATCAGACAAACAACAGATGGTGGCCTCTGACCACATTTCAGAGGATGCTACCATAGGACGGTAGGACTTAGGAGTTACAGGTAGGCATATACTGGCTCCAaaagaaaagaacaaaaaaaGGATGACACCATTGTGGTTTGCTGTTGTTAGAATAGGCGCCTATGGGCCTGGCGCCCAAGCCTATTGGCTGGGCTGCCTCTAGGGATTATGGTAGATGATTATTGATTAGGCAAGGATCACCattgattgggtgtttctataaatCCATcctgatccttgcctatataatgTATTCCCTGTACCCATATCAATCTATCACAATTTCCCGAGACCTATTCGCTCTCATGGTATCAGCCGCCTAGGTTTAGGTCTTCCCTTCCGCTGCACACCCCTGCGCGCCGGCCCCTGCCGTGCAACGccatgtccccccccccccccccccccccccctctcctaGGCCTAGGGATGTTACCGCTGAAGAGATCGTGGCACGCCAGGCCAAAGAGAAGgcgaacgacgacgacgacgccgccCAACTTCTTGACAAGGAGCGCCAGGCCGCCCTGGCTCGCGCTACCTAGGCCGAGGAGGCTGCAGCCGCCGTCAAAGATTGCGACGTGGCTGCTGCCTGCGCCAGCGAAGCCCTGGCGCGGGCAGCCGCCACTGCCCCCGGTGCACCTAAAGGCGCCTCCTCCAGCACATCTTCCATGTCTCCTCCCGACCTCGCCTCAGCCATGCTCCTTCATGAGGCCATGGCACTGCTGCAACTGCACGCCCAGGCCGTCGCCGTCAACAACATCCGGAACCACGTCACCACCGTCCTCGACGTCGACTCCGGCAACTTCAACCGCTGGCGCGATCAGTTCCTGCTCATCCTCGGCAAGTTGTCTCTTCAGGACCACGTCCACGAGGAACCTCCGACCCCGATCTCCCCTGACTGGGCTCGGATGGACTGCGTCGTCAAGTCCTGGATCGTCGCCACGCTCACCAACGACCTTGCCGAGATCATCTCTGCCCAGGGCTCCACTGCCCAGCATGCCTGGCTCGCCGTCGAGTCCTAGTTCCTCGGCAACCGGGAGGCTCGCTCCATCCACCTTGAGACGCGCGTTTCGCAACTTCGTCTAGGGCGACCTCTCTGTCACCGACTGAAGAAGATGGCTGACGACCTCACGGCTCTTGGCGAAGTGATCACCGACCGCACCCTCGTCCTTAAAGTGATCCGTGGCCTCAACGAGCGCTTCAGCCACGTCAGAGCCCTCCTACGCCGCAGCCGGCCCTTCCTCACCTTCCTGGAGGCTCGTGATGACCTCATCCTCGAGGAACTCACATTGGAGAACAAGGAGTCCCTTGCCACTACTCTCGCTGCCTCCACCGCAGCAGCAGGCTCCTCCAGCGCTGCTTCACCCACGTCCAACATGGGCTCCGAGGGCGCTGGCAGGCCTAAGTCCTCCAACGGCAATCGCCGCAGCAGGAGCGACGGCGGTGGAAAGGGGGGCCCTGGTGGCAACAACAGCACTGGAGGCCATCGCCCTCCCTCTGgcgcccagcagcagcagcagcagacaaCCGGCGCCCAGCAACCTGCCACTGGTGGTCGCCCCTGGCCCAGTGTCTACAACCCATGGATGGGTTCCATTTAGATGTGGCCAGGGGGTCCTCGTCCTCCGCTGGCACCCATCCCGGTGCCTCCTCATCTGCAGGCACAGCAGCAGGCACATCAACAGGCCCAGCAGCAGACCCTCCTcgcccagcagcagcaggcactcgTCGCCCATCAGCAGCCTGCTGCCGTCACTGCCTCTGATGGCTCAGGACAGTGGGTCGCCTCGGGGTACTACAATCCTGTGGCCGGCCTCCCTTCTTGGGACCAGACGACCCTCGCCTCCACCTTCAGCACGACGTCGCTGACCCCTCCTTCGTCCAACGAGTGGTACTTCGACACAGGTGCTACTTCACATATGACATCTCAGTCTTCCTCCCTTTCACATGTTCTATTCCCGCGGTATCCTACTCCTTCATCTATTGTTGTCGATAATGGTTCCATGCTTCCTGTTACTGCCACTGGCTCCACAGAGTTGTCCCCTACTTTACGTCTTAATAATGTTCTTGTGTCGCCACAACTTATTAAGAATCTCATCTCTGTGCGCCAATTCACTATCGACAACAACTGTTCTGTTGAGTTTGACCCTGCTGGTTGTTCTGTGAAGGTTCTTCCATCTCGGACTGAGATCGTCAGGTGCAATAGCTCCGGGCCGCTATATCCACTGCGCCTACCTCCAGCACACTCCTTTGTCGCTCAGGCTCCCTCCCCACTGTGGCATCAGCGTCTCGGTCACCCCGCATGAGGTGTTGTTGAAGCTTGCCTCTAGTGTTTCTTGTCACATTCAGGACTGTTCAGATCTATGTCATGCTTGTCAGTTAGGGTGTCATGTTCGTCTGCCCTTTCATTCGTCCACCTCTCGTGCGTCTAGCAAGTTTGATCTTATTCATTGTGACTTATGGACATTTCTAGTTGTTAGTGTTTTTGGTTACAAATACTATTTGGTCATACTTGATGATTGCACTCACTACTTGTGGACTTTTCCTTTGCGACTCAAATCTGACACTTACAGTACGCTTGCCCACTTCATCGCCCACGCCTCCACCAAATTTGGCGCCCACGTCAAGGCTGTCCAGTGCGACAACGGGAAAGAGTTCAACAACTCTAGCACCCGTCACTTCTTCCTCACCCAGGGCATCCATCTTCGTATGTCCTGCCCCTACACCTCGCCTCAAAATGGTAAAGCCGAACGCATTATTCGCTCCATCAATAATGTCGTTCGCTCACTGCTTTTTCAGGCGTCTATGCCTCCCTCCTACTGGGCGGAGGCCCTCTCCACAGCGACCCTTCTGCTTAACATACTGTCCACCAAGACCTACAGTTCTCCACGCCCCATCTTGCCCTGTACGGCATGCCATTGGCGTATGATCACCTACGAGTCTTTGGCTGCAAGTGTTATCCAAACCTGTCCGCCACCGCTCCTCATAAACTCGCTCCTAGGTCTGCCTTGTGTGTCTTCCTAGGCTATTCCGCTCACCACAAAGGATACCGCTGCCTTGACCTCTCCACCAATAGAGTCATCATCTCCCGCCATGTCATCTTCGATGAAACAACCTTCCCCTTTGCTGAGCGCAATGGTCCTAGTATTTCGGCGGACTTTGAATTTCTTGATGCTACTGATGTTGTGCCCGCTCCTATTGAACCGTTGCACAAGTTTTTATCTGTAGGAACACCATCCAGCACCTCTAACGTCAACATCGCCCttgccggtccctctgagactgTGCTTGGGGCACCCCCGACGCCTCCGGTGGCTGCTACTGATCCCCCAGCAGACACTGTTGATCCCCCGGCGCCCGCGCTCTACATCCCGCCTGCACTGCGAACGCCAGGGACCCCTCGCGCGCCATGCGCGGCTCAGGACGCGCCCAACACGACTGGAGGCGCTCCACCTCGCCAGCTGTACATCCTGCCAACGCTTCGCGCGAGCTCGCCGCCTCCAGCACCGACCGCGGGCTCCACAGCACCGGTGTCACCTCCTCAGGCACCCCGCGGGCCCTCGCCTCTTCGTCCAGACCGCACCTTTGCCTACCACTACACGCGCCGGCCTCGACCATAGCCTGCTCCAACTGCTCCTGTCACTGCCGCCCCGGCTGCACCTGCACAGGCCGCGGAGCTCCCACTGCCCAAAGGGCTGTTGCTGTCCCTCCTGTGACCAACCAGCACGCCATGGGCACACGTTCGAAGAGCGGTTTTCGGATGCCTGCTGCGTACCACGCTACGTCTATGTCACCGATACCGAAGACATTCCGTAGCGCTCTTGCCGACCCCATGTGGCGAGCTGCAATGGAAGAGGAACACAGTGCCCTGCTGAAGAATCACACTTGGGATCTCGTGCCTCGCCCCCCTCGGGCCAACGTCGTCACCGGCAAGTGGATCTTCAAGCACAAGTTTCAGTCTGATGGCTCCCTCGAAAGGCATAAGGCGCGTTGGGTTCTCCGCGGCTTTACCCAGCGGCCTGGTGTGGACTTTGATGAGACATTCAGTCCCGTGGTGAAGCCTGCTACAGTTCGCACGGTGCTCTCCCTAGCTCTCTCTCGCCGCTGGCCCATCCACCAGCTCGATGTCAagaacgcctttcttcatggcaaCCTGACAGAGACAGTTTATTGTCAGCAGCCGTCTAGGTTCGAAGATCCAGCTCATCCGGATTATGTTTGTCACCTGAGGAAGTCACTATATGGCCTCAAGCCGGCCCCTCGTGCTTGGTACAGTCGCATGGCCACACACTTGTTGTCCCTTGGGTTTGCTGAAGCCAAGTCAGACACTTCACTCTTCGTTTACCAGCGCGGATCAGACACAGCTTACCTGTtgctctatgttgatgacatcgtcctcagcctcctcaacCGGCCTTCTTCGGCGGATCATCTCAGCCCTTCAGCGGGAGTTCGCTATGAAGGACCTTGGTGAACTGCATTACTTCCTCGGTATGCATGTTCAGCGCAGTGGTGATGGCCTTCTTCTTTCTCAGCGACAATATATGCTGGACATTCTTGATCACGCCAGGATGGCAGAGTGTAAGCCGTGTTCCACTCTAGTTGACACCAATCCGAAGATTGCTGCAGCAGATGGCACCCCTGTCTCTGACCCTTCAGACTTTCGCAGCCTCGCTGGAGCCTTACAGTACCTAACGTTCACCCGGCCGGATATTGCATATGCTATGCAGCAAGTCTGTCTTCATATGCACGACCCTCGTGAGCCTCACCTTGCAGCTCTGAAGCGAATTCTGCGCTATGTTCGAGGCACTCTCTACCTTGGTCTCCTGCTGTGACCGTCTACTTCGGCTGATCTTGTCATCTACATCGACGCTGATTGGGCTGGTTGTCCAGACACCCGCAAGTCCACCTCGGGCTATGCTGTGTTTTTTGGCGACAATCTTGTCTCCTAATCCTCCAAGCGCCAGAACAGTGTCAAGATCCAGTGCTGAAGCCGAGTATCGCGCGGTGGCCAATGGAGTTGCTGAGGCCACCTGGCTGCGCCAGCTTCTTCTAGAGCTGCATGCCCCTCTCCGGCGCGCCACACTGGTGTATTGTGACAACATCAGTGCCGTCTACATGACCTCCAACCCGATACAGCATCAGCGAACCAAGCACATTGAGATTGATCTTCACTTCGTCTGGGAGCGAGTCGCCATTGGTGATCTTCGTGTTCTGCATGTTCCCACTTCTTCACAATATGCGGATATCTTCACCAAAGGGCTGCCTTCTTCAGTCTTCACGGAGTTCATGTCCAGTCTAAACGTGCAGAGTGGTTGACGATTCGACTGCGGGGGCGTGTTAGAATAGGCACCTATGGGCTAGCCATGGGCCTGGCGCCCAAGCCTATTGGCTGGGCTACCTCTAGGGATTATGGTAGATGATTATTGATtaggcaaggatcaccgttgattgggtgtttctataaacccttgggtgtttctataaacccttcctgatccttgcctatataatgTACTCCCTGTACCCATATCAATCTATCACAATTTCCCGAGACCTATTCGCTCTCAGCTGTAACTAGAAAATTCAGAAAATTTGATCCACTTCTTTAACTAATTATATTCTTATTCCTCAAACTGTACTAACGAGGACTTCGTTGTTTTATTCTTATTAGGAATAATGCAGCTTTATTCTCACCTTTGTTTGTTCTTTCAGCCATCTAGATTGGATAGAGCTTCATAGTGCTCACATGCCAATctatatcttgtgttaaaagacagaaacttgcagtaagcctctaCTCATGGAACTTCAGTTGATTTCCCAGTTCGGGGTTACGCTTGTGTAGTGAGTTAATGCAGTTAGCGTATTTTTATTAGTCATGACATTGGCGTTATCATATTCCAGCATTGGCATAATCTCTCAAAATTAAAATGTACCATAAACGATATTGTGTAGAATATTATGTATGATTcaccttttttaaaaaaatatacaaataaatattGCATCATAGGATATTAGGCTGATGCCTTTTGGTGACATAATGCACAACACGCTATAAATATTGGAAGTGCATGAACATTTAATTTAATATTCATCAGTTAGTAGGGAAACTCACATTTTGCTATGTTGAGGTCCTTGTTCTTCAAAGTCATATGATGGTTCTTTCCAGCCAATTGCCTTGCATATTTTCAGCAGTCTCGAGGTTGCCGATTCGTTACCTACATAACCTCTGAATTTCAGTAAAACAATTATACAACCTCTGTTTCAGTAAAGCAATAGCTTATATGAAAAAAAGGAAGCCTAGCTTCAGATATCTAGTTAAGGAAGAAGCATGAGCACTGATGCATATATATACTCAAGTGCATGCCAGAGCTCCTGGCCAACTTTCAAAAATGAAAGAAATTAATGCAAATATGGCCTGTTTGGTTTgcaactccagcgagccaaaccAAAATTTGGAAATGCTAAATACGTGGGCAATGCCAAAACTACGATGTTTGGTTTGAGGCCATGCCAATTTGTGTGCAGGGTAAATGTATGTATGAAGAAGAATGAGTGTTTAGAGTAAGGCCGTGTTTAAATCCGTTGAAACTTATAGTGTAAAATGTGAGGTCCAGATGTCATAAATGTTTTTTAATCAAAATGTAGGCAAGTGGGATCTTGTTTTGTAGATTTAATTGCAACGAATACTATAGTACAGACAGATCCCAAAACTGATGTACGGTTTAAAAGCTATTGCCGTTTAAAAATTGATAATCACAAAATTGAAGAATTAGTGTAACCATACTCCTACTGACATATCATCCATGCACTCTACAGATGACCAAGCTAAACTCAGGCTACCATTTCACTTGCCCAAGAGATGCCCCACTGGGCATGGCCAAAATTTATTTGGCACCACCAATGTTTGACCTTGAAGCAAATGGTGGCCAATGTTTGTTGGCTTGGACAAAATATTGGTTTGGTTTGCTAGGGCTCACATCCAAACAGGCCCATAAAGCCTAATTGTTTCAATTGTCGTTTAACACGTAATCAAATTGAAAAGATATATCAGAAACATGCTCCTTACGGCAACCATTCGCTTGACCAGAGTTCTGTACTGCACAACTACTGAGCACGTCCATGGGAGCCTTGCCAGTAGAATCTTCAACTGGAAGACCAGACGACGCTTTGTTCTCCATGCCAAAGACTTCAATTTGCTGTTGTAGTTGGA contains these protein-coding regions:
- the LOC136533684 gene encoding dicer-like protein 4 isoform X1 — its product is MEPPKKHKSSGVPVKEEVESEDGNVKDLLVKRRRTEASGSTVQLQQQIEVFGMENKASSGLPVEDSTGKAPMDVLSSCAVQNSGQANGCRNESATSRLLKICKAIGWKEPSYDFEEQGPQHSKIFKCKVTVHLDGLLSTIMECFSDPKPKKKAARENAAQGALWCLKRSGYVK
- the LOC136533684 gene encoding dicer-like protein 4 isoform X2, translating into MEPPKKHKSSGVPVKEEVESEDGNDLLVKRRRTEASGSTVQLQQQIEVFGMENKASSGLPVEDSTGKAPMDVLSSCAVQNSGQANGCRNESATSRLLKICKAIGWKEPSYDFEEQGPQHSKIFKCKVTVHLDGLLSTIMECFSDPKPKKKAARENAAQGALWCLKRSGYVK